The window cctgatattctgattcgggggggggggggggggacacctcATCTCACACTCACCTTCTCAATGGTGACAAGGGTCTGACGTCTCTTGTCTCGAACCTGCTTCTCCTTCGTCTCCTAGGGAAAGAGAGCGAGGCGGGCCCAGGTGgagcacagaacaaaaaacagTGTCAGAAAGGAGAGGATGGGGAGTGGAGTGAGCGAAGAGAGGAGGACCAAACCCCGGGTAGAAAGAAAGAGCCCAGACTACGCAGGGCAGCCATGTCTGCTGTTACTCACATCGTCCTCACTGCGGGAGGTCACCACCGCGTCAATCATTTTCCGGGGGTTATTTACACTGGAGACTGTGAGCTTCCCCAGCGAGCCCTCAAACTGCACTGCAAGGACAGAGGAATGTGGATGGAGTCATTGCCCCAAGCCTCTGCTCCTCTATCTACCCCAGAGAAATCTTACACTCAGTCTCCTCCAGCTTCACCCTGCCTCCACATCAATGCCCCAGAGAACCTTGATCTCTCCCTGTCCTCCCCAAGGAATCGCTGCAGCTATCCCCAATGCCAGCCGTCTCCAGATCGAGTCGACAGCGGttcttctgcctccagccccatgACAGGTAACCATCCTCCACCATTAAAAGAGCACTACGGTTAGGGAATGAGATACTATTTCATGACTAATACGTCACCACAGGTCTGTCAATTCCCTACTGGCCCATGTACCCCCCTACCTTTCCCCAACCCAGGATGCGGTTTGAGGGAGGGAACATTTACCTGGCTTGTAGGCATGCTCTAACTTGGCCACCTGGGGTGTGATGAGTTTAGTACGTTCTTTCTTGGGGCCATCGCCGTGCATCTCCTCTGCTGCTGACACTTTCTCCAGCTTCTGGAAGTAATTCTGAGacaaaagggaggaggaggaggtggtggtggtggttaggATCCCAGCACAGAGAGACCAGGGGCAGCTTGGCCCCCAGAACCAATGTGCCATCACACACAGTCCCGCAGCTGATCGGGCTGACAAGCCAGCCCGAGTGGATGCAGACAGTGTAGGGGCACAGGTGTAGGGGGTGAAGGGGGAGTGCTGAAGCACAGTTACAAAGCCAGCTAACagcatcatactgggagctcaGCTGCAGCCACCCTCCCAGCAGTCACTTATTGGGTGGGTGCAGGTATTGCAGACAGGGGATTAGCACACTAGGCCAGCAGCCCCTGGGACAGCCAAGCTCATCCCTAGGTGGAAGCTAGGTTAGGATGGCTCAATTAGTGAGTGCAAAGCATTTACCTGATAGTAGAAGTCATCCAGGTAAGGGTCAGTGCTTTGCAACTGCATCATCTGGATCTTTGATACCCAGTCCTTTTCCCGCTGCAACATGAGATTGGCATATGGGTCCTTCCGCAGCTGCTCCTGATGGCTGCTCCGGTGGCCCACTCGGTCCCCTGCCGAGCCATTCAGACTACGGTGCTGGCTGGTGGGAGGATCCATAAAAATTCAGAAGATACAGAAAGGGCACAGTGGAGAGGACACATTGATAATGGGCTGCACTGCAGGATGGCTCTTGAGAGGCCACACCCGACTGTGGGGAGCATGAACTCCTAGGAGACCCccaagggggtgtgtgtgtgataccCTCTTTCTCTGGCACTAGAACCCAAGTGAATCTTCTCTTCCCGCAGTGGAGTtcattacccctcccccccacccgaaTGCAGGCGATTCCAGTACTCACTTCCTgttctgctgctgtctctgatGTAAGAGCCGCCGATGCTGCGGGTGAAGGTGAGTTGTATCTGGTCtgaacatctgagggtgaggcCTAAAGAAGAGAGTTGTAACCTCAGGTCTGTCATCTCTGGAGAAAGTCAACAGAGACTCTCAAACTCGGTGCGGTGAGCTCAATGATGGGAGACAGAGGATAAGTGTCGTACCTTAGGTTCTGCAAGTGGGACCCAGGACATGGGGGGTGCTGCTGCTGGGATGGGGGTGGCGCGGGGGGCGGTGGCGCTCCAAAAAAGGCACGGAACCCACTGGCTGGAGACATCATCTGCCCAACTCTGCCTTGAAGCAACTTGGGGTTCATGGATGTGAGGGGGCTGCCAACGAGTCCAGAGACACGAGCAAACTGGCTGGGAGACATTCGTCCAGCCTGCAGAGATGAGGGTGaaggggcggtggggggagagagaccacCACAAACATTACCACTGTGACAGAGAGAGTGGGACAGACAAGACTGAGTAGCACAGCTCTAGTCATCCGGGGAGCAGGCAATGGGAACCACCACCAACTGTCTGAGAAGGAGcagcacagagagagccatgCAAAGGCAGAATAGACGACACAGACACCAGAGGACAATGCAGCGCACACAAGATGCTGTTGAGGAAAGACTGAGAACAAGAGGGAATAGTCAGAGCTTTACCTGTGCTCCTCCTAGAAGCTGCGCTCTCTGAAGGTGGGTGAAAACGGGAGTGACGCTGGGAGGGAACGGGTGGCCCAGCAGGGAGGAATTCTGGGGAAAGAAAATGGAAGAGCAAAAAGGAAACACTAATTCTAAACAAAGAACCAATCAACCCAACATGGACATTCAGCAGGTGCATGCTCCAGATACATTCGGATCAGAGAGAAAACGAGAGACCACAGTTACACCCAGATCAGTGACAGGGAGGCCAAGAGATAGGCACATGAGCTTCCAGCACGTGGGATACACCCGGGCCTGAGAGGAACGGGGAAAAGGAAAGAGGTGCTGAGATACAGAAAGGGGGATCTCTAGTCGACACATGGAGGTCAGAACATTGAACACCAGATGATTCCCCTTTAAGAAAACGTTAGTTTAGACCCAGAAGCCTGGATCTGTGGAAGGGAATGGCATTACAGGAGGGATCAGAGGACAAGTGTGATGGTTATGGGAAAGGACTTCAGGATTATTGAGACAGAGTAAGAGGCTCAGGGTGAAGTTGATGAAAAACAGACTTTTGGGATGATAGAAGGGACAGTTATTGGGGCCGGGGGACCTAGAGAGTGAGGGGTCAGGCTGGGAATACACAGAGCATGAGACACTCCGTACCGGGACATTGCAGAGCTGGTTTGGAGACATCCTCTCGCTGTAGGGGGAAGGATAACGCTGTTGCATCGGGGCCCGGATGTGAACAGGCTTCGGACACAGGATCTATCAGGAGGGGGAAACCAAAACAAGGGAACTAGTCTTAGTCCTAGAAACTAGCTTCCCCTTTCCTTGCCAACATCTGCCAGGCAGCTCCTCCCACAGAGTTATCAGACCAGCCTGCAGTTTGCCATATGGTAGAGCCCCTCCACCTCCCCGAATTCCCCCATCTTGTGGTAGGGGGGGAACCCCCCAAtacacagagcagcagcagcatcttcagACTGTTTCTTCTGGAGGAGACTCTGGCTGGATAGCATCTGGTTTCAGGCAGCAATGCCACGTCCCTCCCCGTCTGCCAATTGCTGGCATGTGAAAGCAGCGTATGAAGGAGGATCATGTCGGCTCCAGGCACAGTAGTGGCACCTAAAGGACAGAGCGGCTAAGAGGACAAGCCTACCCACCCTACCATTAATCTCTTCTCCACCTATCAGTATCCAGGCACGCACTCAGCTGTGTTGCTACTCTAAAGATTGTGTGGTGGCAAAAGCTAGTGGCAGGCTCCCTTAAGCTGCCCTAAAAATTTCAGGGTCTTCACCTTCTGGGGTCTCTCTTTCCCATTTCTACCCTGCTTCTTCCTGGAAACACCACCCTTTCCTGAAACCATGGTGACCAGATCCACCTCCTGCCAGAGAAACGTGAGGGGCAGAGGTACCTGCTGGTTGAAGTTGGGCACGGTGGCCTGCTTTGGTGGGGTGCCGATGGGGACAGCCCTGACAGGGGGGCTTCCAATGACTGGGGAGGACGAACGCCTGGGCAGTGCCCGCTCCGAGAGGTCCCGCTCATCCTCCTGGCCCTGTGGTGGTCTCTGAGGCAGAGCATATTCCAGCACAGACACCGAGGGCACCTCCTGCACacgggaggaggggaaaaaaacagccaGTGGTTAGCTACTTTGAACTGTGTGTAGTTTACCAGCTTGCCAGTGGCTAGCCCAGCACGCACTGAGGCTCAGTGAGAACAGAGGCACTCGTGGCACAGCTACAGCAAGGAAATCTGCCTAATGAGAAACAGGGGGAGGATGGTCAGGAAAGCAAATGGTCTCTGGGGAGCTTCAATGTGTCACCTGCAGCTATGATCTAGTGGGCAGGAGTCCTGGCCTAGCGTATGAAACCCTACGCTGGAAGTCAGGTGACTGAGCTCTATCTGGGATTCTGCCACGGATTCACTGCAAAGCAAAGAACAAGTCACCACATCTGTCACTAGCAAGCTCTGCAAAGTACTGCGAGACTCAGGGAGAACAGAACTGTGTGCTACGTATTATTGTTCCATCTGCTGCCTTTCATGGCAATAGACACATTGTTGATACTTTTTAGCCTGactagccctgcagagccagcccagatGCAGACGAATTAGTTGGACTCTATTCTGGTTCAAGCAGCAGCATTCTTAGCCAAGTTGTGATGGCAGATTCTTTTATCTTGAGGAGTTCACATCAACTTAACTACTCCTGTAACATCTCTCAAATGGGGCAGGGTTACTGGGGATAATACACAAGCAGGAAACAACCCAGCTTGGCTCGCAGATCCAAGATGAAATTGGCACAGCTGGCAGCTAAAAGACTTTCTCGTGAATAGATCACGTTTGATCTAGAGTCAGCAAGAAGCAAGTGCTGGCCCACCCTCCACAATACTATCTTAGAGTCACTTTACAGAGCAAAATGGCTCTTCAGGAGTAAATAAAGTCTCATACTTCAGGGTCTAAGCTGGCTTTCACAGAACTCAAGAAGGAATCGCCCACCTGGCATGGGGTGCAATACAATAAGCTAAGAAGTACATTATGGAAAACTGCAACTTTCTCTGATGCATCTGCAACCAGCACCCCCGGGCAACAGCCTCATCTGAGCAACAGGAGGCAGCACACCAGACCAAAAGGGCTGGTGGCCTGATTCAGTGCAATGGGACACAGAACTGGCAAATCTTATGCTCCTGGAGATGGCAAAAGCTTCTGCTCTGCACTGGAAAGGGATTCCTGAGATGGGAGGAAAATGGCTCCACGAAAGACTCTGAGCTCCCTTTGCAGGATTAATAATGAGACAGGACACGGCACCTGAGTGAGAAGCGGTCCTCGGATGCGCCTCAGAACTGCAGATCCATCCCAGATGCTGGAGTTGAGGCCTCCTGGCTGCTGTAAAAGAGAGTATGATGAACTATCATGGAGAGGGCTCTCCTGTCTTTCCATCCATTCCATGAAGCCAggctccgcccccccacccccacaaatatTGCACTCACCTGCATTGGAGGCTGGGTTTGCACAGCCTGCATGATGGCTGGATCTTCGAGCTCGTTCTCGATGACCAGCTTGCTCAGCCTCTCAGCCAGGTTCTCCTCATGGTGCCCCAGCAGGTCCATCTCATCACTGACCGCCCCATCTTCCAGCTCTCTAGCTGTCGCAGGCTTGTCTTCCAGTTCTGCGAGCCGCTCATGTGCCTCCTGCCAGTCGTCATCTGCAAAGGAACCACAGAAAGGAAGCAGGGCTGGCACCTTAGTGCCACTTATTTATTCCACAGACAATTACATTTCCCAGGCACCAAtggactggaacagcagggaaAGCTGGGGCTCAGGACTGAGGGACATCAGCAAAGCTATGGGTGGAGCAACCCGGAACTGGAGCTGCAGGGTGGGGTGGCTAAGGGCAGGACTGAAGGGATTTCCATTCAGATATGGCATTCCCTGaaggagagctggggacagagaggTGGAAAGGGGAGTGAATGGGAGATGCAGCTCTCACCAATAGCACCGGCTCCAAACGTGTCGTCATTGAACTGGTCGATATCTTCATCCTCCTCGCCCAGGGTCTGAAAGGCATCTTCATCTTCATCCAGAGGACACTCCTCCAGGGACTTGGAAAGGAGCAAAGAGAGAACAATGAGCAGGCCTCCAGATATGCCAGTTTTAGTTGCCCTCCCAGCATCACTAGTGTGGGCTCCTCTCAGTCACCTCATGCCCAAAGCTGGGGCGCCGAGTTTGTCTGTCTGAACCCGTTCCTGGAGATTGTCTCATTTCCCTATACCAGCACATCACAAATGTGGCCCTTCAGAGGAAAAAGAGAGACATCACCTCCAGCACACACTAAATGTAACTCCTCAGACAAGGCATGTCATCCCTTAGCAAGTGTGTCCCAGGACACCCCCACACATCCAAATTGCACCCATGACCATCAGACAAGGTACTTCTGCCCAAGCATAGACTAAGGCATCACTCACCTCCCACATACCCATTACACACACCTTCTTTACTAAGCATGCCTCCTTAGATGAGGCAATGCCACCCCACAGATAAACATCTCATTTCAAGCACACCTCCTCTGACAGCATGAGCGGAAGGACaatagtccagtgattagggagCCAGTCTGGGATCAATTTCCTTGCTCTGCTACTATAacatcttgggcaagtcacttagtctctcggGGCCTGTTCACCATCTGTGCAAAGGGGATAATAGCACAGCCCTGCCTCACACAGGTGCTAcaaggataaatacactaaagattgtgagaGTGATGGGAGCCAGATAAATACAAGGGATAGAAGGAACCTTCTTCCCCTACCCACCCACGACAGACCAAGCACACCCCCATAGTCCTCCCATGCACCCTCCTCAAACAAGTGTGCCCCTTGCCTGAGCTCCCAAACTCATAATGGCTACCCCATCCATACCTTCCATTCAATCACGTTCTCCCTCAAGCTGTTCCACTCTCAGGGCCCCACCAGCCAGGCACATAACTCTTCAAATAACATAGCATGTAACAGAATAAAATCGACCATCATCAAGCCCAATCTGATGGGCCAACATCCTGGGCATCCTCCCGAACTAATGTCTGATCCCAACCTGGTGCACCCATATCCAGAGTAGCCATCTGAATCTAGTTCTGGGGCACACATACCCCACATGCACACTATCCTCAGAAAGGCTGCCCCTGGGCCTGTATCCTGGTAGTTCCTGCTCCGAGAGACATGTCCCCGCCATATCCTATATCTACCTCCCTAAGAAAGGAACCACAGATCAAATCCGGGATGTGCTGTGGCTCATACCCTACATGGCATCCCCAGCCTATACCACAGAGTCTCTGACTCCAGCCCACGCTCTGTGCAGCCCCATCTAATAGAGGCAGCCTTAGCCAGTCCGACATGCTGCCCCCTTCTGAGAGATTCCCCAGCCTACATCCTTTACATTTAACTTCAGAGCCTCCTACTCCATgtgtgtgccccccacccccagcctgcagaGCCCATATACCAAGCAGTCACCTTAGCCAAGCATTCCAAGCACCAGCCTGCTAAGTGCATACCTAGCTCTGCCCCTCTGAAACAGCCTCCATCGCCAAACAGCTCCTGCGCAGGGAGGCCTCCTGGGCACCCACTGAGTGTGACCTTCTCAGCCACTCACCCCCACTCCAAGGGGGGAGGGCGTCCCCCTCAGACAAACATCCCACAGTCCCCAGCCCGAGAGAGAGAACTCCCTACCCCACATCCCTTTCTGACCCATGCCCTTGGCATTCCCTTATCCTCTCCACATACACAGAACCCCCATTGTCACATACTGACCATGCACCCTGCAACAGAGGCTCCTCTGGACCTGTAGCCCATCGCCCCCACAACTAAACCCATCCCTAAGTCATGCCTCCTGCACACCCCTCCCTACAAAGAtcctccagcccatacttccccAAAAATTCCTCCCATCCCATGCCTCCCAGAGACCCCCTAGCACTCCATGCCCCCCAAACACCGAGCTCATGCACCCCCCCTGtcacacaccctgaaccccttcccACCATGACACACACATGCCAGCCTATACCCGCCCCAGCACATCCCCCCCACCTACGCCCCCCGCGACACAcaccccagcccatgtccccccACACTTCCCCTGCCCGTACCCCCCGAACCCTGCACCCGCCCAGACACCCTCCCGGCCCATGCCCCCCCCAACCTTGCACCCCCTCTGACCCCCCGAGCCCGCCcagacacacacccagcccctgcccccaaaacccTGTGCCCCTGCGAGCCCTATGCCACCCGACAGACACCCGGGCCCATACCCGAGAACTCTGTGTCCCGCAGACACACACCACGGCCCCATCTCCCCTAAAGACATACCCCACCCCATGCCCCACACAAAGGCCCCCCTCCGGCCCGAGCCCCGCCAGCACCTcgtgccccccccagcccgtgcCCGCCACACCCCCCGTGACCGAGGAGGAAGTTGGGGCTCTGGGCGGGGGTAGAAGTGACCAAGGGACTGGGGTCAGAGGTCAAAGGTCGCAGCCTGCGCGGCCCCCTCACCTGGTAGCGGAACATGGTGAGCGGCGCGGAGACTCCCACCGCCAGGGAGGCCCAGCGCGGCCCCCGCTCCGGCTccgagcccccgccccccgaTACGCGCCCGTCGCGTCAAGGGACACGCACATGACGTCATCGCGCAAGTCCCCCCCCATCCGTGGGGCCTGAAAGACCCGGTGCGCAGGCGCAATACGTCTAGCGGCCCCGCCCCTGCCATTAAAGAAACAGCGCCTGGGGGGGtgtcttaaagggacagtgtctcATTCCCTGCCTGTGGCCTCTTAAAGGGCCCGtgtctctttcctctcccatTGAGCGGAGCActgagggctgggggaggccTCCCTACTGACAGGCCCAGCTTTACAACGCCACTGCtttgccccagctctgtgggcaGCCTCACCAGCTGGGGCACAAAACCTCCACAAAACCGGGGCGGGcaccagagccctgctcccccgAAGGGCAGAGCTGCCCGGCCAAGGGCCCTGGGTCCCATCGTCCACCCCTGGGCTGGGGTCCCTGTGGGGGCCGCTGGGCACTGCCAGGAGGCCTCGCACCTGGGGACCCCCACCCCGTGCCACGCTCCCCTGCCGCTCTGCTGCAGCATAGGCAGAGTTCACACACCCCAAGCCCTTCGCTCAGTTACCCCACCCCAAGGTTACTTCGTCCTGCCCTTCTCCGGGGCCCCCTGTCCTGAGGTGACCCCCTGCCTCCTGCAAGTCTTCCTTCAAACGGCTTCCGGGGGTCATCTTCCTGCTCCTCCGGCATTCCCCCCCAGGCCCTTGGGAGTGGTATTATTATTTACCATTGCTGCGAATAAGTGAATTAAGCAAACCTTGGGCTGCTCTCCCCCAATCCTCCTGTATCTCTATCTATCTACACCCCTGCTACCTATCTCCAtacactcctctctctctcatctaTGTCTACCTATCGTCATACACACCCTCTCTCCTTCTACCGCTCTTTGGGTTTTATAAGGTGGAGTCCTCAATTACTCCTATGATTGCCTACCCCAGGCTAGGGCTTAGGGAGACAATGTTTGGTGACACTAGATAGTACGTGCTGTTAGTCAGTCTGGGAGCTGGAGGACCAGAGCAAACAGTGAGGCCTGTCTCATGCAGGAATCCCCTTGTTATCTGTTACAGCCAGTGAGTAAAGTGTGTTGGGTCACGAAGGAGCACAGATCCAACAAATAAAATTTCGAAGATGGGCACACATTTCAGTCTcactggggcagtggggagaatCCCCTTCTGATTGGTTGCTTTCCCCACTTCCCAGGGAAGAGAATCAGGGTTACTGCAGGAGGCAAGCAGAGCTCTCCCCCAGTcaggaggggcagaggtgaggctgggggcagAACAGATGTGAAGGCAAAAttgatgggggtgtgtgtgtgaaacgaGGGATATAATTTGTTTGGGGAGGAGAATTAATTGCTGGTGATGAGACCCCccgtttttttaaattgttttgccTACCACTTCAAGCACTGATTACAACCAAGTCCTGTCTCTCCCCTGTGGCCAGGACCAACTTATGTTTAATTTCTGGTGCCTTTGCTGAGATTTCTACATTTCTGAGTGCCAGCTCATGAATTTTTGGGCacctgactcattatttttgaacacCTAGGTTTGGTGATACTGCACCTTGTAAGAGGTAGATTCTGGCCTTTGATTTTAGAAAATCTTCACCAGCATCCCTCTTAAGTCATGGTGCCCTGGAGGCACACACTAGGCCACCCCAGCCATGTACATGGTTTTTGTTGTGTCCTCTTCTCTCTGTTTGTAAGTTGACTGGTTAGATTGTCAGCTTTTGAGGAGAAGGACCTGCTCTCTATACCTGTCTATAAAGTGCCATGCACACTGTCGGTGCTATACAAATAGCAACCACGATAACAAGGTATTCATAATTCATGTGTTTTTAGCATTCACTCCCTTCCTGCTTTACCCTTTTATATACATCACCGAGCGCATAAATGGGaggacaataataataattattataatttaatcATAATAATGATTATAATGAATAATCAATTTCTTATATGCTTAGAtgttcaaagtgttttacaaaattTAACTAATTAATTAGTGGGTGCATTGTTATTATTCTCTCCATGTTtcatttggggaaactgaggcaataaTGTTAAGGATTTCCTGAggcagagctgaaaatagagGCTCCTAAGCTCCAGTGCCCTAGTCTAACCATGAGGACACTCTGTTTTAGGAAGGGTACCTGCATAGCTAGGGAAACAGCAGTATAAGCGCAACACCTTTGAAGTGGATGTTGTCATTATAATTATGGTTCATTGTCTGTGGAATGCTGCATTGCTTGGGGTGTGTTGTCAGCAGCAGGGATTGaccctgggacctctggatcttaAAGCATGAGAGGCTCCTGTCTGAGCTAAAAGGGCCAACTTCGTTAGCcaaggatggagcatgctcatcGACTTCTAACTGTGGCCCAACCATCACTAGCAGGAACAGAGCAGTAGGCAGAATGGATGAGGCTGGATTGCATTTGCATTACAGTAGAGCCTACAGGCTTCAGCCGAGATTAGAGTCCCATTGGGCTAGGTGCCTCAAAGGCTCAAAGCTGTCTGATGTTCTTTGGCTAGCAGAATTTCTAGCAATGCTCCAGGACACTGTGGCAGAAAGCAAGTAAAGACAAAATAGATACTCTGTGCTCCGTCAGTTTCAATTCTGCGCTCACAGCCAGTTTCCTTTCCTGAGTCTCACATGCTAGCAGGATGAATGCTAgcagcatgcatctgatgaagtgagctgtagctcacgaaagcttatgctcaaataaattggttagtctctaaggtgccacaagtactccttttctttatgctagcATGAAGAGATCAAACTTCTCCTGGCCTGCTCCTGCAGCCACCCTGCAAACACTGGAGGAGTATGGAGATCTGCTGCTGGCTATGTAACCATGCCACAGTGCAGGGGCATTCCCCAGTCCCTGTGAACACCCACTGCATGGATGCTCAGTGGAAGGGCATCTTATAAGAGCGACTGCTCAgggtaaaaacaatgaggagtctttgtggcaccttagagactaacacatttatttaggcataagcttttgtgggctaaaaacccacttcatcagatgcatggagtgaaaaatacagtaagcagtatatatatatgaaaagatgggagttgccttaccaagtagggAGTCAGTGCTAAagaagccaattcaattaaggtggaagcggcctattctcaacagttgacaagaaggtgtgagtatcagcagagggaaaattactcagtctttattcaagcctaatttgaggatgtccagtttgcaaattaattccaattctgcagtttctcattgaagtctgtttttgaagtttttttgttgaagaattgccacttcaaagtctgttattgagtgtccagggagattgaagtgctcagggtgtaactgattgccatatgtggggtcaggaaggaatttcccccccggtcagattggcagtgaccagGGTGCAGGTTTTACCTTCCTCTGTAGTGCATGGGTATGGGCCTGTCAAGACGGATTCCCCACTCGGGCACTTTGAGAGCAGAAGGTGGAGGCCTGCAAGGATTGTAAAAATttatactggccactccaggcttgtattaaacttccaaaGTTACAGCTTccctctgaccttggattggtagatgctgccaccacccaagtgcagaacccctttgagagcccaggaaggcgcacttgggaattccttcctgtgggataccctcaagccctttcaccccctgtcaaggtttcttccccactctgaactctagggtacagatgtggggacccacatgaaagaccccctaagtttatttctaccagcttaggttaaaacttccccaaggcacaaagtctttgcccttggattaggtaaaatgctgccaccaccaagtgacttagacaaagaacagggaaaggaccacttggagttcctatttccccaaaatatccccccaagcccttataccccctttcctggggaggcttgagaataaacaagatgagcacaaaccccttggGTTTTTTGGGCCTTAAAaatccaatcagattcttaaaaatcagaactttatgaGAAGAACAAAAAacgataagagaacaactctgtaagatcagaatgaaagataatcttacaggcagtcagattcaaaacatagagaatccctttagacaaaaccttaagttacaaaaagacacaaaaataggaatacacatttcctccaacacagcaaatttacaagccaaaaaacaaagaaaacctaacccattttctagctagattacttactaactctacagGAGTTAGAGAGCTtacatccttgatctgttcctggaaaaggtatcacacagacagacaaaagcctttcccccccactccagatttgaaagtatcttgtcccctaattggtcattttgggtcaggtgccagccaggttaccttagcttcttaaccctttacaggtgaaaggattttgtctctggctaggagggattttatagtactgtatacagaaaggtggttacccttccctttatatttatgacacccccccccccacaggggaagagctgagaaagaaaaaaaaaaaggaaatcagctgttgccaccagctaattaagcAACATGTgtaaacctct of the Eretmochelys imbricata isolate rEreImb1 chromosome 6, rEreImb1.hap1, whole genome shotgun sequence genome contains:
- the PATL1 gene encoding protein PAT1 homolog 1 isoform X4; the protein is MDLLGHHEENLAERLSKLVIENELEDPAIMQAVQTQPPMQQPGGLNSSIWDGSAVLRRIRGPLLTQEVPSVSVLEYALPQRPPQGQEDERDLSERALPRRSSSPVIGSPPVRAVPIGTPPKQATVPNFNQQILCPKPVHIRAPMQQRYPSPYSERMSPNQLCNVPNSSLLGHPFPPSVTPVFTHLQRAQLLGGAQAGRMSPSQFARVSGLVGSPLTSMNPKLLQGRVGQMMSPASGFRAFFGAPPPPAPPPSQQQHPPCPGSHLQNLRPHPQMFRPDTTHLHPQHRRLLHQRQQQNRNQHRSLNGSAGDRVGHRSSHQEQLRKDPYANLMLQREKDWVSKIQMMQLQSTDPYLDDFYYQNYFQKLEKVSAAEEMHGDGPKKERTKLITPQVAKLEHAYKPVQFEGSLGKLTVSSVNNPRKMIDAVVTSRSEDDETKEKQVRDKRRQTLVTIEKTYSLLLDVEDYERRYLLSLEGERPALMEERKQKICDMYDNLRGKMPGQERPSDDHFVQIMCIRKGKRMVARILPFLSTEQAADILMATARNLPFLIKKDAQDEVLLCLLRPFSLVLYHLPSGTVTSLLQQLANLPQSATAPAPANLHLAAVLQNKFGLSLLYLVLSRGEELQNSSAATELMQDNQWTELMFMATRELLRIPEAALAKPVSTPSNLLSLFSRYVDQQKLNVLETKLQLVQGIR